In the Chloroflexota bacterium genome, one interval contains:
- a CDS encoding ABC transporter substrate-binding protein: protein MSESMKISRREFLRIAGPAVAGLTLAACGAPPSSKPAPPTATPQPATAPPATTVPQPTATPTVIAKPVTLRVRSFLDIKGTTPREKAFAMLVESFQKKYPNITVNVEQLPYDQLDTKLIVENEAKTAPDVSYLSPQLIGKHVAAKSLLPLDPFIARWPKSKLDEFYSKGMWNATVVDGKKYTMAIGIHTRVLYTRKDFLKKAAYTPDKIPATLDELVEMAKKTTGDGVYGLGISLGKERTTPEIYYYAVLWGFGGDLLDKDGKPVFNSEAGAKALDWLKDAVFTYKIVPESAISARNIELSQQFPEGRYAMVLDGSYRLSGWLARNMNTENMGAGPWPSNTAGKPAPMFTNSWDLGMPASIPKEKQDAAWAFIAYYFEPEISKAYTLAEGSMPALKSLLDDKEFQTPYHKVFADVIARAGRGLPISPFTVELDDLIIEAVQDALVNKTPSKTALDKAAAAYLKLIGKS from the coding sequence ATGAGCGAATCGATGAAGATCAGCCGCAGAGAATTTCTACGAATCGCAGGGCCTGCCGTTGCAGGCCTCACCCTCGCTGCCTGTGGGGCTCCTCCTTCGTCTAAGCCCGCGCCTCCAACGGCCACCCCACAACCAGCGACTGCTCCTCCAGCAACGACGGTGCCACAACCGACTGCCACCCCTACCGTCATTGCTAAACCCGTAACCCTGCGCGTGCGCTCGTTCCTGGACATTAAAGGCACCACGCCACGCGAGAAAGCATTCGCCATGCTGGTTGAGAGTTTCCAGAAAAAGTATCCCAACATCACCGTCAACGTCGAGCAGTTACCCTATGACCAGCTCGACACGAAACTCATTGTCGAGAATGAAGCCAAGACCGCTCCCGACGTCTCATACCTATCGCCGCAACTTATCGGCAAGCACGTTGCTGCCAAGAGTTTGCTGCCGCTGGACCCCTTTATCGCCCGGTGGCCCAAGAGCAAACTCGACGAGTTCTATTCCAAGGGCATGTGGAATGCGACTGTGGTGGATGGGAAAAAGTACACTATGGCGATTGGCATCCACACGCGCGTCCTCTACACCCGCAAGGATTTTCTGAAGAAAGCCGCCTATACCCCGGACAAGATCCCGGCCACTCTTGACGAACTCGTAGAGATGGCCAAGAAGACCACAGGCGATGGTGTGTACGGTCTTGGCATCTCCCTGGGTAAAGAGCGTACCACACCTGAGATTTACTATTATGCGGTGCTGTGGGGCTTTGGCGGCGACTTGCTCGATAAGGACGGCAAGCCCGTCTTCAACAGCGAGGCCGGCGCCAAAGCCTTGGACTGGCTCAAGGACGCTGTCTTCACTTACAAAATCGTCCCCGAGTCGGCCATCTCTGCGCGCAACATCGAACTGTCGCAGCAGTTCCCCGAGGGCCGCTATGCAATGGTACTCGACGGTTCGTACCGCCTCTCGGGCTGGCTGGCGCGCAACATGAACACCGAGAACATGGGCGCGGGTCCCTGGCCAAGCAACACCGCCGGCAAACCCGCTCCTATGTTCACCAACTCCTGGGACTTGGGCATGCCTGCCAGCATCCCCAAAGAAAAGCAAGATGCCGCCTGGGCCTTTATCGCCTATTACTTTGAACCCGAAATATCCAAGGCCTACACGCTGGCGGAGGGATCAATGCCAGCGCTCAAGTCGCTGTTGGACGACAAAGAGTTCCAAACGCCGTATCACAAGGTCTTTGCCGACGTCATCGCGAGGGCTGGGCGTGGTCTGCCCATTTCGCCATTCACTGTCGAACTTGATGATTTAATCATCGAAGCAGTCCAGGATGCGCTTGTCAACAAGACGCCAAGCAAGACTGCGCTGGACAAGGCCGCAGCTGCGTACTTGAAACTCATCGGCAAGTCCTGA
- a CDS encoding zinc-binding dehydrogenase, whose product MLALMKTSPGPGNVRLEGMPEPQPGPGQVKIEVKAAGICGSDLHILHSDIHLNLRPPVIMGHEFCGVVSALGEGVDDLRIGERVTSETAFSVCGTCLHCQTGNYNLCNQKYLIGYVYHGCFTKYCIVPRMRVHRLPENLSFHEGVMCEPLACCAHAVSELTVISPSETAVVAGPGSIGLLCMQIARAAGAFVVVSGVRADETRLSLAHRLGANVTVNVEDESLSEVLLRLTDGRGADVYLECSGSPAAARAGLEVTRKGGRYTQVGLASGAFPLDFAQVAYRELKVTGSIGSKWTSWITALNLLRSGQVQVAALVNTVYPLSKWEEAFRAFEDKSALKVLLIPED is encoded by the coding sequence ATGCTCGCGTTGATGAAAACAAGCCCAGGTCCTGGAAACGTGAGGCTCGAAGGCATGCCCGAACCGCAGCCCGGTCCCGGTCAAGTGAAAATCGAGGTCAAAGCGGCGGGCATTTGCGGTTCCGACCTGCATATCCTCCACAGCGACATCCACTTGAACCTTCGCCCTCCCGTGATTATGGGACACGAGTTCTGCGGCGTGGTCAGCGCGCTGGGTGAAGGAGTGGACGATCTCAGAATAGGCGAACGGGTAACAAGCGAGACGGCCTTCAGCGTATGTGGTACATGTCTACACTGTCAGACAGGCAACTACAACCTGTGCAACCAAAAGTATCTGATTGGCTATGTCTATCACGGATGCTTCACTAAATACTGCATCGTCCCGCGCATGCGAGTTCACCGATTGCCAGAAAACCTGAGTTTCCACGAGGGAGTGATGTGTGAACCACTGGCTTGCTGCGCCCACGCGGTGTCCGAACTCACGGTGATCTCCCCGTCGGAGACTGCGGTTGTTGCAGGCCCTGGGAGCATTGGACTCTTGTGTATGCAGATCGCCAGGGCCGCAGGCGCGTTTGTCGTCGTATCAGGCGTTCGTGCCGATGAGACACGGTTGTCGCTGGCACATCGACTGGGAGCGAATGTGACGGTGAATGTGGAGGACGAATCGTTGAGCGAGGTGCTTCTTCGATTAACTGACGGGCGCGGCGCGGATGTTTACCTTGAATGTTCTGGGTCACCTGCGGCTGCACGCGCGGGTTTGGAGGTGACTCGCAAAGGAGGACGCTATACCCAAGTCGGCCTCGCGAGCGGCGCATTCCCACTCGACTTTGCCCAGGTCGCCTATCGCGAACTCAAGGTCACAGGCTCGATTGGTTCCAAGTGGACGTCGTGGATCACCGCGCTCAACCTGCTGAGGAGCGGGCAGGTCCAGGTCGCCGCCCTGGTCAATACAGTCTATCCCCTGTCCAAGTGGGAAGAAGCCTTTCGCGCATTTGAAGACAAATCTGCCCTGAAGGTGCTCTTGATTCCAGAGGATTGA
- a CDS encoding lactate racemase domain-containing protein has protein sequence MSSPEPYPMMYPVEQQLVSRPIADIPSQVRAELERWSGWSSLPKRASIAITAGSRGIANIALILRVLCDDLKRRGFQPFLVPAMGAHGGASVEGQLALLADLAITPKTIGAPIRASLEVDEIGHSCRGQPVMMDHLAHRADGLIVVGRVKKHTDFTGPVESGLAKMIAIGLGKHDQAAYIHSFGAEGLRTLIPEYARIALENSSIIFGLAIIEDGYDATSDIILIPRERIADEEPSLLRRAVEQMAKLPIKNIDLLIIERMGKEISGSGMDTNVIGRFRVPGEPDPPAPRVEYLVVLDLTDASHGNAIGMGLADLTTARLASKIDQETFYMNATTSGFLERAKLPLVCPTDQAAIDLALRLLAPVLADQALVVRIPDTAHLAHFWASSAVLKELYDVSTVSIAHQAQRLTFSADGALR, from the coding sequence ATGTCATCGCCAGAGCCTTATCCGATGATGTATCCCGTCGAGCAACAACTTGTGTCTAGACCCATCGCCGACATTCCGTCGCAGGTGCGCGCGGAATTGGAGCGTTGGTCGGGATGGAGCAGCCTGCCCAAGAGAGCAAGCATAGCGATAACGGCAGGCAGCCGAGGCATCGCGAACATCGCTCTCATCCTGCGCGTGCTGTGCGACGACCTCAAGAGACGCGGGTTTCAACCCTTCCTCGTACCAGCGATGGGAGCGCATGGCGGCGCATCCGTGGAAGGCCAACTGGCGCTACTGGCCGATCTTGCGATCACACCGAAGACGATAGGAGCGCCCATCCGCGCAAGCCTTGAAGTTGATGAGATCGGCCATAGCTGTAGAGGACAACCCGTGATGATGGACCACCTCGCTCATCGCGCTGACGGACTGATTGTCGTCGGACGAGTGAAAAAGCACACGGACTTTACAGGGCCAGTGGAAAGCGGATTGGCGAAGATGATTGCCATCGGCCTGGGCAAACACGATCAGGCAGCGTATATTCATAGTTTTGGGGCAGAAGGCTTGCGCACACTCATCCCGGAATACGCGCGTATTGCGCTAGAGAACAGCTCCATCATCTTCGGTCTCGCAATCATCGAAGATGGCTATGATGCTACATCGGACATTATACTTATCCCTCGCGAACGCATCGCCGATGAAGAACCCAGCCTCTTGCGGCGCGCGGTCGAGCAAATGGCGAAACTGCCTATCAAGAACATTGACCTGCTCATCATCGAGCGCATGGGCAAGGAGATTAGCGGATCAGGCATGGACACCAACGTCATCGGGCGTTTCCGTGTGCCCGGCGAGCCTGACCCTCCTGCACCGCGCGTCGAGTATCTGGTGGTTCTCGATCTAACTGATGCTTCGCATGGCAATGCGATCGGAATGGGTCTAGCAGACCTCACCACGGCGCGGCTGGCCAGCAAGATTGACCAGGAGACCTTTTACATGAACGCCACGACGAGCGGTTTCCTCGAAAGGGCTAAACTTCCATTAGTCTGTCCAACAGATCAGGCTGCAATTGATCTCGCGCTGCGGCTTCTCGCTCCTGTGCTGGCAGATCAGGCGCTAGTGGTTCGTATTCCAGACACGGCCCACCTCGCTCACTTTTGGGCGTCAAGTGCGGTGTTGAAGGAATTATACGACGTATCAACAGTTTCCATCGCGCACCAGGCACAGAGGCTCACATTCTCAGCAGACGGCGCGCTGCGCTAA
- a CDS encoding uroporphyrinogen decarboxylase family protein: MSLPLKINITYPDQRLNENRARQRAMWARSYHDRVPLWLGVHTRYVLWQRGVSYTEYWKTPRDHLIHQLENFRWIVENVDDDRWGADEILLVPDFENIPNSAAMGCAIGWMDDEPPRAFPCITTPQQMVDFVAPSPRDGLWGKMLEWCAEMNRLLASGMVSVTRNNTPLPVHVTMGAYSLGPFSVAVDMVGTVFYEWLLTYPQACRSLLSKITAALIAMESYCRRLDSRRVGGYNLAEDSAQIISPNLFEEFCVPFAWRLYDTFPGERTMHMCGRSNHLHRSLLEDVRVTYFSGFGSVVRPEEIALTLGGRMLLRGNIDCVLLKDGTSEQVRAAARHCLQTLAPLGGYVVCDGYNIAPGTPLENLWAIKDEVAAYGSPTQESRS, from the coding sequence GTGTCTCTACCACTTAAGATCAACATCACGTACCCAGATCAGCGCCTGAACGAGAACAGGGCGCGTCAGAGGGCAATGTGGGCACGCAGCTATCACGACCGCGTCCCTTTGTGGCTGGGTGTTCACACGCGTTACGTCCTCTGGCAACGTGGGGTATCGTACACTGAGTACTGGAAAACACCGCGCGATCACCTGATCCACCAGCTGGAGAATTTCAGGTGGATTGTTGAGAACGTGGACGATGATCGCTGGGGCGCGGATGAGATTCTCCTTGTTCCCGACTTTGAGAACATCCCAAACTCGGCAGCGATGGGATGTGCGATCGGTTGGATGGATGATGAGCCACCAAGAGCTTTCCCCTGCATCACCACGCCACAACAGATGGTGGATTTCGTCGCCCCGTCGCCTCGGGATGGCCTTTGGGGAAAGATGCTGGAGTGGTGCGCTGAGATGAATCGGCTGCTGGCGAGCGGCATGGTTTCAGTCACGCGCAACAACACGCCGCTACCAGTGCACGTGACCATGGGCGCCTATAGTCTGGGGCCATTCTCTGTGGCTGTGGACATGGTCGGGACCGTATTCTACGAATGGCTTTTGACTTACCCGCAAGCGTGCAGGTCCTTGCTAAGCAAGATCACGGCTGCCCTGATAGCAATGGAATCGTACTGCCGCCGCCTAGATTCTCGTCGCGTGGGTGGGTACAACCTGGCCGAAGATAGCGCCCAAATCATTTCTCCAAATCTTTTTGAAGAATTCTGTGTCCCTTTTGCGTGGCGACTCTATGACACTTTTCCCGGCGAGCGCACGATGCACATGTGCGGGCGCAGCAACCATCTTCACCGCAGTTTGCTTGAGGATGTACGCGTAACATACTTTTCTGGGTTCGGGTCCGTCGTGCGGCCTGAAGAGATTGCGCTAACGTTGGGCGGTCGTATGCTGCTCCGGGGCAATATTGATTGCGTGCTGCTGAAGGACGGCACATCAGAACAGGTGCGCGCCGCTGCTCGCCATTGCCTGCAGACTTTAGCGCCTTTGGGCGGATACGTTGTATGCGATGGATACAATATCGCGCCGGGTACACCTCTCGAAAACCTGTGGGCGATCAAGGATGAGGTGGCAGCGTATGGATCGCCTACGCAGGAAAGCAGGTCGTAG
- a CDS encoding D-lyxose/D-mannose family sugar isomerase: MIRKSELAFAQKRTLEYLKRAGIAIIPEEAARIEVADFGLGEPSQTGLELLTYVNTDRVCAKELVLFPGQTCPEHYHPPQGDEPGKEETFRCRWGTLYLYVPGESTPNPKAKPPEQSRQYYQVWHEIVLKPGEQYTLPPNTRHWFQSGEEGAVVSEFSTHSDDASDIFTDPQIQRITQVIDD; encoded by the coding sequence ATGATCAGAAAATCAGAACTCGCATTCGCTCAAAAACGCACGCTCGAATACTTGAAGCGCGCGGGCATTGCCATAATACCTGAAGAGGCTGCGCGCATCGAGGTCGCCGATTTTGGTTTGGGCGAACCCTCGCAGACGGGCCTGGAACTCTTGACGTACGTTAACACCGATCGCGTGTGCGCCAAGGAACTGGTTTTGTTTCCAGGTCAGACCTGCCCAGAACACTATCACCCACCGCAAGGGGACGAGCCTGGCAAGGAAGAAACCTTTCGCTGTCGTTGGGGAACGCTCTATCTTTACGTTCCCGGCGAATCGACGCCGAACCCGAAAGCAAAGCCGCCTGAGCAAAGCCGCCAGTACTATCAGGTGTGGCATGAAATTGTTCTAAAGCCGGGGGAGCAGTACACGTTGCCGCCGAACACAAGACATTGGTTTCAGAGCGGCGAAGAAGGCGCGGTGGTTTCTGAATTCTCCACGCACAGCGACGATGCAAGTGATATTTTCACCGATCCGCAAATCCAACGGATAACCCAGGTGATTGACGATTGA
- a CDS encoding sugar ABC transporter permease: MKPLLREIWRWRQAYLFMAPAVLLVLAIRFYPTLDAIRLSFYDMHLGRPTRFVGLENYVTMLSDQRLITNLRITAIFAASTVVLSFILGFGFALLLWRASRGFTFFRTVLFIPYVIALIVVALMWRWLLDPVQGLLNYLLTSAGFESVLFLARPITAMWSLIIVAVWNLYPFPMVLLLAGLTSIPQELYAAARVDGVGAWQQLTQITLPLLRPTMFITLTMLTLFSLYAVELPLALTSGGPALSTEILGVRLYVEAFQYFNRGYASTIGVLTLAINIVLVVLYGRIFQSKAYY, encoded by the coding sequence ATGAAGCCATTACTCCGTGAAATCTGGCGCTGGCGCCAGGCGTACCTGTTCATGGCGCCTGCAGTGCTCTTGGTGCTGGCTATTCGCTTTTATCCAACGCTGGATGCCATCCGTCTCAGTTTCTATGACATGCACCTGGGTAGACCCACTCGTTTCGTTGGACTGGAAAACTACGTGACCATGCTGTCCGACCAGCGTTTGATCACTAACCTTCGCATCACCGCAATCTTTGCCGCTTCGACCGTGGTCTTGAGTTTTATCCTAGGTTTTGGATTCGCGCTCTTGCTCTGGCGCGCGAGCCGCGGCTTCACTTTCTTCCGCACGGTCTTGTTCATCCCCTATGTCATCGCGCTGATCGTCGTAGCTCTGATGTGGCGCTGGCTGCTCGACCCAGTGCAAGGTCTGTTGAACTATCTACTCACATCGGCTGGATTTGAAAGCGTACTATTTCTCGCGCGCCCCATCACAGCGATGTGGTCACTGATTATCGTCGCCGTGTGGAATCTGTACCCGTTCCCCATGGTGCTACTGCTGGCTGGCCTCACTTCGATTCCACAGGAACTATACGCCGCCGCGCGCGTGGACGGAGTAGGTGCGTGGCAGCAGCTCACGCAAATCACCTTGCCTCTGCTGCGCCCAACCATGTTCATCACCCTTACAATGCTCACGCTGTTTTCACTTTACGCCGTCGAACTGCCGCTGGCCTTGACGAGCGGTGGGCCGGCACTGTCTACCGAGATCCTCGGTGTGCGTCTCTACGTCGAAGCGTTCCAATACTTTAACCGCGGTTACGCGTCCACCATCGGAGTGCTCACCCTCGCCATCAACATCGTATTGGTGGTGCTCTATGGACGCATCTTCCAAAGCAAGGCGTATTATTAG
- a CDS encoding corrinoid protein, with the protein MPQTQVLVQQALDQGLSANEILNRALIPAMTEVGARFERSEFYVPEMLIAARAMKEGLALLKPKLAQASVKPIGRVIIGTVVGDLHDIGKNLVGIMMEGMGLEVIDLGVDVAPAKFVEAVRDTAPQIIGMSALLTTTMTAMKATIEALKAAGLRDKVKVMVGGAPVTHKFAETIGADVYASDAASAASRARALLQSN; encoded by the coding sequence ATGCCTCAGACCCAAGTGCTGGTTCAACAGGCTCTGGATCAGGGCCTCTCGGCGAATGAAATCCTGAACAGAGCGCTGATCCCTGCTATGACTGAAGTCGGCGCACGCTTTGAACGCAGTGAATTCTACGTGCCAGAGATGCTCATCGCGGCACGCGCCATGAAGGAAGGTTTGGCTCTTCTCAAGCCCAAACTAGCCCAGGCCAGTGTCAAGCCTATCGGCAGGGTCATCATCGGCACAGTAGTGGGAGACTTACATGACATTGGCAAGAACCTGGTGGGGATTATGATGGAGGGCATGGGCCTGGAAGTGATTGACCTCGGGGTAGATGTCGCGCCAGCCAAGTTCGTGGAGGCGGTGCGAGACACAGCGCCCCAAATCATAGGCATGTCTGCCCTACTCACAACCACGATGACAGCGATGAAGGCGACGATAGAGGCGCTCAAAGCTGCGGGATTGCGCGACAAGGTCAAGGTGATGGTTGGAGGCGCGCCGGTAACACATAAATTTGCCGAGACCATCGGCGCGGATGTTTATGCATCTGACGCCGCGTCCGCGGCCTCGCGCGCTCGCGCACTCTTGCAGAGCAACTAA
- a CDS encoding ABC transporter ATP-binding protein, giving the protein MPALVLEHVTKRFGRVIAVNQLSMRVEPGEFVTLLGPSGCGKSTTLNMIAGLETIDEGQIIIGDTLVNHLQPKDRDVAMVFQNYALYPHMTVFDNMAFPLRARRVPRTEIGKIVNSVANTLGIKGLLDRLPKQLSGGQRQRVALGRAMVRCPRVFLMDEPLSNLDAKLRIQMRAELRHLHDSLKITTVYVTHDQAEAMMLSDRIAVIDNGMLQQMGTPREVYNQPLNLFVAGFLGSYPMNFFDSALHGGTSPYLSCGEFHYTLLQPMADYLSSEASNSHVCVGIRPEHVYIALTETPNAIPGEIYVVEQMGSDTLVEVSTGSQRFTARMGPDFEGRPHDRTWLILDPTRLYVFDSTTNTTLWWGKPAKASNKGATVAAPPRETYDWP; this is encoded by the coding sequence GTGCCTGCTCTTGTTCTCGAGCACGTAACGAAACGTTTCGGCCGCGTCATCGCGGTCAACCAATTGAGCATGAGAGTCGAACCGGGCGAGTTTGTGACACTGCTGGGGCCGTCGGGCTGCGGCAAGTCTACCACGCTGAATATGATCGCCGGTTTGGAGACGATTGACGAAGGGCAGATCATCATCGGCGACACGCTCGTGAATCATCTCCAGCCTAAAGACCGAGATGTCGCCATGGTCTTTCAGAATTACGCACTCTATCCGCACATGACCGTGTTCGACAACATGGCCTTCCCCTTGAGGGCGCGACGCGTCCCACGTACCGAAATTGGCAAGATCGTGAACAGCGTCGCGAACACCCTCGGCATCAAGGGGTTGCTGGATCGCCTGCCCAAGCAGCTTTCGGGCGGCCAGCGGCAGCGCGTCGCGCTCGGACGCGCGATGGTACGCTGCCCACGCGTGTTTCTGATGGACGAGCCGCTTTCAAACCTGGACGCGAAACTGCGCATTCAGATGCGCGCGGAATTGCGGCACCTGCACGATTCGCTCAAGATCACCACGGTCTACGTCACCCACGACCAGGCCGAAGCGATGATGCTCTCCGACCGCATCGCAGTGATTGACAATGGCATGCTGCAGCAGATGGGCACTCCGCGTGAGGTGTACAATCAGCCGCTCAATCTGTTTGTCGCAGGCTTTCTTGGCAGTTACCCGATGAACTTTTTCGATAGCGCACTTCACGGCGGGACATCGCCTTACCTCAGCTGCGGCGAGTTTCACTACACGCTACTTCAACCGATGGCTGACTATCTATCCAGCGAAGCAAGCAACAGCCATGTCTGCGTGGGCATTCGGCCTGAGCACGTGTACATCGCGCTGACCGAGACACCCAACGCCATCCCAGGCGAAATCTACGTCGTCGAACAGATGGGCTCGGACACGCTGGTAGAGGTCAGTACTGGTTCGCAGCGCTTCACGGCGCGCATGGGCCCCGATTTCGAGGGACGCCCCCACGACCGCACCTGGCTTATTCTCGATCCGACGCGCCTGTATGTCTTTGATTCCACAACCAACACAACGCTGTGGTGGGGCAAGCCAGCAAAGGCATCGAACAAGGGCGCAACCGTTGCCGCGCCACCTCGAGAGACCTATGACTGGCCTTGA
- a CDS encoding LacI family DNA-binding transcriptional regulator, giving the protein MATRKRVLRAAHELGYMPHAAARSLKLQRTNTVGLMIADIVNPFYSYLASGVLTCAKRLGYHVILCATDEDPATEREYLDVLMQERVDGIVAVPTGQNLSQWRHALELGTRVVLVDRELSGISTDVVLVDNVKGAFAAVSYLIELGHRRIGILNGPITTTTGKGRLQGYYDALAAANIPTDPELVQIHSFKREAAYDAIQKLFSLQRPPTAIFATNNVLGEAAMFALRERELRIPEDVSLILFDDVPWARLTTPQVTVVSQPAYDLGFIGLERLAQRLQETEGPKLRPVKIELQPELIVRQSCALAKQ; this is encoded by the coding sequence ATGGCAACTAGAAAACGGGTGCTGCGGGCAGCTCATGAGTTGGGCTATATGCCTCATGCCGCAGCGCGAAGCCTGAAACTTCAACGCACCAATACAGTCGGCTTGATGATTGCCGATATCGTAAATCCCTTTTATTCCTACCTTGCTTCAGGGGTTCTCACTTGCGCGAAACGCTTGGGCTATCATGTGATACTCTGCGCTACAGATGAAGATCCCGCGACGGAGCGAGAATATTTAGATGTTCTAATGCAGGAGCGCGTGGACGGGATCGTCGCGGTCCCCACAGGTCAAAACCTGAGTCAATGGCGGCATGCTCTTGAGTTAGGCACTAGAGTGGTTCTAGTAGATCGTGAATTGTCTGGGATTTCAACTGATGTGGTCCTTGTAGATAACGTCAAGGGCGCCTTTGCCGCAGTTAGCTATCTGATTGAACTTGGGCACCGGCGTATCGGGATCCTCAATGGTCCGATCACGACGACTACAGGGAAAGGCCGCTTGCAAGGTTACTACGATGCCCTTGCAGCGGCGAACATCCCCACGGATCCTGAACTCGTCCAAATCCATAGCTTCAAACGCGAGGCCGCGTATGATGCAATTCAAAAATTGTTTTCATTGCAACGGCCACCTACGGCGATATTCGCAACGAACAACGTCCTGGGCGAAGCAGCGATGTTCGCACTCCGAGAAAGGGAGCTACGGATCCCCGAGGATGTTTCGTTGATTCTATTCGACGATGTCCCCTGGGCCCGCCTCACCACTCCCCAGGTGACAGTCGTGTCCCAGCCCGCGTACGATCTGGGCTTCATCGGCTTGGAACGGCTGGCTCAGCGCCTGCAAGAGACGGAGGGCCCCAAGCTGCGCCCTGTCAAGATAGAACTCCAACCTGAATTGATCGTTCGCCAGAGTTGCGCCCTGGCAAAGCAATAG
- a CDS encoding carbohydrate ABC transporter permease, giving the protein MTTTEIKNALPRPGHSTLEQAARWMRVRAVSGRIILFGILILGGIWALVPIYWTLSTSFKTRADILKLKVNLVPQPFTLGNYDFVITERALIPLRNSIIVAIGTVVLGLVVATLAGYAAARFNFPGKRLLLGILLLTIMLPGIVILIPLYIQMVRIGLLDTYEVLILLTMAWVIPFTVWLMKGFFEAIPPELDAAAMVDGYSRLGALLRVVLPLSRQGLAAGALYIFIAAWNSFLYPLIFTNRADMRTLPLFLYSFLGYYDIDWGRLAAGGIFAAAPVVLLFILLQRSFIEGLIKGSLKG; this is encoded by the coding sequence ATGACGACGACAGAAATAAAAAACGCTCTGCCCCGTCCGGGCCATAGCACATTAGAGCAAGCCGCGCGTTGGATGCGCGTTCGCGCCGTCTCTGGCCGCATCATCCTGTTTGGGATCCTGATCCTGGGCGGCATATGGGCCTTGGTGCCCATCTACTGGACACTGAGTACCTCTTTTAAGACCAGAGCGGATATTCTGAAACTCAAGGTGAATCTCGTCCCCCAACCATTCACGCTGGGCAACTATGATTTTGTCATCACAGAGCGCGCGCTCATCCCGCTGCGCAACAGCATCATCGTAGCAATCGGAACGGTGGTGCTCGGTCTGGTTGTTGCGACTTTGGCAGGGTACGCCGCGGCGCGCTTTAACTTTCCGGGCAAGCGACTCCTATTGGGCATTCTGCTCTTGACCATCATGCTCCCCGGAATCGTCATTTTGATCCCGCTGTATATTCAGATGGTCCGGATCGGCCTGCTGGATACATACGAAGTGCTCATTTTGCTCACAATGGCCTGGGTCATTCCCTTTACCGTGTGGCTGATGAAAGGCTTTTTCGAAGCAATCCCTCCGGAGTTGGACGCGGCGGCGATGGTAGATGGCTATTCGCGTTTGGGAGCATTGCTGCGCGTGGTGCTTCCGCTCTCGCGGCAAGGATTAGCGGCAGGTGCGTTGTATATCTTTATTGCGGCCTGGAACAGCTTCCTGTATCCGTTGATCTTTACTAACCGCGCGGACATGCGCACGCTTCCACTCTTCCTCTACAGTTTCCTGGGCTATTACGACATTGATTGGGGCCGCCTGGCTGCAGGCGGTATCTTCGCCGCAGCGCCCGTCGTGCTTTTGTTTATCCTGCTCCAGCGTTCCTTCATCGAGGGCTTGATCAAAGGATCATTGAAAGGATAG